In Ignavibacteria bacterium, the sequence TTAACTGCATTGAGACCTGTCCGAAGGAAATAAATATTACGTGGCACATCTCACAATTAAAAAAGAGAATATCGGTAAAAGAACTTTAAAAGAATTTTTAGAGAAGTGAAAAGGGGCGGAAAGCCCCTTTTTGTTTTGGAAGCAAAAGAACACGGATGGACACGGATTAAGCATGGGGATGCGGATGAAGAAATGTCTTTTTATTGCAAGAATGTATAAGAATGGAAGAATAACGGACTAATTTCTCATTAGTGATTTTGTTATTTTGTATATGGAGTAATATAACATAGGGGGTAATTAAATATTTGATTATGAAAAATATAGTAACGCTTAAAGATAGGAAAGTAGTACAAAACAACAACATTGCAATGTGGTTTGACAGAGGTGGATCGGATTTTGAGTTTAAACCCGGACAGTATGCAAGAATAACTCTTCAGGAACCTATACATAACGATGCGGAAGGAAATTCGCGTTTATTTTCTCTTGCATCATCACCGAAAAAAGATTACATAATGTTCACCACAAGGGCTCTTGACTCGGCATTTAATAAAAACATACTTGAAATGCCTATCGGTGCAAAGGCTGAAATATCGGGCTTCGGCGGGAATACGGTACTACACGAGGATTCTTTAATACCGGCGGTTTTTTTAATTGGTGGTATTGGTATTACTCCGGTACGTTGCATGGTTGAGCATATAGTAGATGAGAAACTGCCTTACAAGGCATATCTTTTTTATTCAAATCCGACAGCATCATCAATGGCATTTTTGACTGAGTTTGAAAAATGGGCTAAAGAATACAGCGGTTTTAAGTTTATACCGACAATAGACGACAAAGAAGATAAAAGCTGGAAATATAACTTTGGTTATATAAACAAAGAAATGATTTTGAAATATATAGATGATGTAAACAAGCCAATTTATTACATAGTCGGACCGACGGCGATGGTAGAGGCGATGGAGAGACTTCTGCAGGAATTAAACGTAAGCACAAACAACATAAAACTGGAGAAATTCGGATGAACAATCACACAAAAAGATTTACGGGCAAGGCGGACGATTATGCAAAATACCGACCGGGTTATCCCGAGCAAATAATAGGTTTTCTGGAGAAAAAAATAGGGTTTGACGCCTCGAAGGATATAGCAGACATTGGCTGCGGGACGGGGATACTGAGTAGATTATTTTTAAACAATGGTAACCTCGTTTTCGGCGTAGAGCCAAATCAGGAAATGAGGGATAAATCAGAAAGCCTGCTGGGTAAGTTTATAAACTTTATCAGTGTTGAAGGCACGGCAGAAGAGACAAGACTTGCAAATAACAGCGTTGACATAATAACTGCCGGACAGGCATTTCACTGGTTTGACCTTAAGAAAACAAAGAAAGAGTTTAAAAGAATACTGAGAAAAGACGGAGACGTGGTTGTTGTATGGAACGACAGAAAGAATAACACCCCGGTTATGAAACTAATGAACGGAATATTGAAATCATTAGGGCACGAACATCACGAAGCGGAAAAGGATTTAATGGATAAAAATTTATTGGGTTTATTTTTCGAAAAGGAAAAAATTGCTTCGACAACCTTTCCAAACTTTCAAATGCTTGACCTTGCGGGGCTGAGGGGAAGAATCCTTTCAATATCATACGTGCCCGACAAGGGAGAAGAAAACAAGAGAATTATGAAAGAGGTTAAAGACTTGTTTGACAGATACAACAACGGCGGCATGGTGAAGTTAGAATACACAACAAGGGTTTACTACGGAAAGTTGAAGTAGAGAGGGTGTCTTTGATTAATCGTTTATAGTTATATTATTTAGAAAATAGACCGAAAAAGGAAAGCTGATTGACATGGATTTTGAAAATAGTATCTACTCCTTGTTAAGATTAAAGAATTATGAGCTACATTTTTACGAATAATAATTTTACTACTATGAAAAAACTATTTCTGATATTACCGATATTAATTTTTTTCCTGCACACATCGGTGCTTGCACAAAATGACATAAAAGGTGACTGGAACGGGTACATTGATTTAACTACCTCAAAGCTTGAAATAATTGTGAAGTTTACGCATGACGGCACGGGTTACAACGGAAGCATTGACATACCCGATCAAAGTGCTTACGGGCTTAAGTTGTCAAAGATTGTTTACAATGCGTCTGATATCTCTTTTGAGCTTGAGATTCCGAACGCACCAGCGAAGTTTAAGGGCGTTTATTTAGCAGACAGTATTTCGGGAGAATTTTTACAAGCAGGTTTTAAGGGTACGTTTTATTTATCAAACAAACCAAAAGAGGACGAAAAAAATAAATCGAACGCTTCTTTTAAAGAGGAAGAAATAAAATTCATCAACGGCGACATCACTTTTGTCGGCACGCTCACAACACCATTAAAGAGCGGAAGGCACCCGGCTGCAATTATGATATCCGGAAGCGGTCCACAAAACAGGGACGAGAACATACTCGGTTTTAAGATATTTAAAATTATTGCGGAGCATTTAAGTACAAATGGAATAGCAGTATTAAGGTACGATGACAGGGGTGTAGCCGAGAGCACGGGAAAGTCCGTTAACGAATCGACATCGGAAGAGTTTGCGGAAGATGTATCGGCTGCGATGGATTTTTTAAAAAAGCGGAATGATATAAACGCCGAACAAATTGGCTTGATAGGTCACAGCGAGGGGGGCATAGTAGCGCCTTTAACTGCTTCAAAGAGAAAGGATGTTGCATTTATTGTTTCAATTGCAGGAACGGGAGTTAACGGAGCAGAAATTATACTTGAGCAGACAAAATTAATATCTCTGGCAAACGGCGAAGACTCTGTGCGGGTTAACAAGGATTACGATGAAACAAAAGTCGCTCTGTATATGATAGTAAACGGTGCAAGCGAGGAGGAGCTGCAATCGCTAATTAGAAAAAGTGCAGAAGAACAGTTTGATAATCTCAGTGAAACAGAAAAATCCAAAATACCCGATAAGTCAGAATGGGTAAACGAGAAGACTGATAATGCATACAAGACACTGACTTCAACATGGATGAAATTCTTTCTTAAACACGAGCCAGCTGAAACGTGGAATAAAATCACATGTCCTGTACTTGCTTTATTCGGAGGGCTTGACCTACAGGTTTCTGTTTTGCAGAATGAAGTACCTGTTAGACAGGCATTAACCGAAGCCGGAAATAAAGATTTTGAAATAAAGGTATTCCCGAAAGCAAACCATTTATTTCAAGAGGCGAAAACAGGCAGTACGAGTGAATACGGGATTTTAAAGAAGGAGTTTATAGACGGATTTCTTGATTATATTTTAAATTGGATAAACAAGAGAGTAACTGTAGTTAATTAGGATTTAGGAGGCAGAAAAATAAAGATTAAAAAAGAGGATGGAAAAATATTTCGAGAAATACAGACAAAATACAATTGGTAACAACAGGGAATACGAAAGTCCTTACGGTAGACAGAGATTAATATATGCTGACTGGGTTGCAAGCGGCCGGCTTTACAAACCAATAGAAGATACCATAACAGAAAAGATAGGTCCTTACGTTGCGAACACACATACAGAGACGAGTGAGACGGGTGCTTTAATGACAAGAGCTTACAAGCTCGCACACAAGAAAATAAAACAGCACTGCAACGCAGGAGAAAAGGACGTTATAATAACAGCGGGGTTTGGAATGACGACTGTAATAAACAAGTTTCAGAGAATCCTGGGGCTTAAGAACTTTATACGGCGGCTAGACAAAAATGTAATTCCAAAAGAAGAAAGACCCGTTGTGTTTCTCACACACATGGAACATCATTCCAACCAAACATCCTGGTATGAAACCATTGCCGACGTTGTTGTTGTAGAGCCCGGCGATGACCTCTCCTGCGATATAGATAATCTTGAAAAAGAGTTAATTAAGTACAAAGACAGAAAAACGAAATTCGGGTCTTTCAGTGCGTGCTCAAACGTAACGGGAATACAGACTTCTTACTTTGAGATGGCAAAATTGATGCACAAATACGGGGGATATTGTTTTGTAGATTTTGCAGCATCTGCGCCATACGTTGAGATTAACATGCATCCTGACGAAGAAGAGTCGAGGCTTGATGCAGTATTTTTTTCTCCGCACAAATTTCTTGGGGGACCGGGTACATCGGGGGTGTTAGTGTTTAACAAAGAATTGTATCAAAATTACAGCCCGGACCATCCCGGTGGAGGCACTGTAGAATGGACGAATCCGTGGGGTGAGTATATGTACATAAACGATATTGAAACAAGAGAGGACGGAGGAACGCCTGGATTTCTTCAGGCAATTAGAACGGCTTTATGCATAGAGCTTAAGAATGAAATGGGAGTTGATAATATTCTAAGAAGGGAAGAACAGCTTTTAAAAATTGCATTTAAGGAATTAAGGGAAATACCGAACCTCCATATACTTGCCGACAACATTGAGCACAGACTCGGTATTGTATCTTTTTACATGGATAATATTCATTACAATTTAATTGTAAGACTTTTAAGCGACCGTTACGGCATTCAGGTAAGAGGAGGGTGTGCATGTGCGGGTACATACGGACACTATCTTCTAAACGTTGATCAAGACCATTCAAAACATATTACTGATTTAATCAGACACGGAGATCTGTCTTTAAAGCCGGGGTGGGTGAGGATTTCTCTGCATCCGACTATGCCGGACGAAGATTTGCTGATAATATGTAAAGCATTACGCGAGATAGGGAATAACTATAAAGAATGGCAGGATGATTATGTTTATAATAATCAAACAAATGAATACAGGTATAAGTATGAGCAAAACAATTTTATTGAAGTAAAGAAATGGTTTGAACTATCGGATGACTAATAGTGTTATAGAGAAAAAGTTTAAAAATGAAAAATCTGATAGTACTTTTAAGTTTTATTTTATCTTTAAGTGCAACTGCACAGCACAAGGAAGTTTCATATCCTAAAACAAAGGAGTTTCAACAATCACTTACGCCCGATTCCATAATCGTTTTACTTAAAAACGGGAATGAAAGGTTTCTTCACAATACGCGTTCAGACATTGATTACGATGCGGAAATTGAGTTGACCTCTCACAATCAATATCCATTCGCAGTGGTATATGGATGTATGGATTCGAGGGTTCCTCCAGAAATTGCATTTGATGCCGGTATTGGGGATATATTTGTAAACAGGCTTGCCGGCAACGTTATCACAAAAGAAGTGCTTGGCAGTATGGAGTACGCCTGTAAAGTTGCAGGTTCAAAACTTGTAGTTGTAATGGGACATACGAGCTGCGGTGCAGTAAAGGGTGCAATAGATAACGTAGAACTTGGAAATATTACTGATATTGTAAAAGAAATAAAGCCAGCGGTTAGTAAAACAGTCTTGTTGAATCCCGGCGAAGAAGTTTCGTCTAAAAATTATGAACTTGTTGATATGGTTGCAAAAACAAACGTTGAACTTGGAATAGAGTATATACGTAAAAACAGTCCGATACTAAAAGAAATGGAAGACAAAGGCGAGATAAAAATTGTCGGTGCCGTTTATGATGTATCAACGGGGAGAGTTTCTTTCTTACAATAAATTATTTTTCTCTTTTTAAACTCCTAAGTTCTTTAGCTGTTTTCTTAGAGGCGTCAGTAATTTTTTCACTACTAAGAAGGCGAGCAACTTCGGTAATAATGTTTTCTTCCTGCAGGTCATTAATTTCAGCAATGGTTTCACTGCCGACGGTTTTTTTGCTGACATAAAAATGTTTATCGCTCATAGCTGCAATCTGGGGAAGGTGTGTTATAGAGATTATCTGGTGTGTTTTTGAAAGTTCAAATAAAACTGTACCAACTTTTCCTGCGATGCGTCCGCTTATACCTGCATCAATTTCATCGAATACAAGAATAGGTATATTTTCTTTTCCTGACAGAGATGCTTTTAAGGAAAGCATTATTCTTGATACTTCGCCGCCCGACGCTGTTTTTCTTAAAGGGGTGAATTCACTTCCTTTGTTTGCTTTTATCAGAAACTCAACATTGTCAATTCCCGCGGCTGAGAGTTTATATGTTACATTTCCTTTTTTAAAAGACAGGTCGTCTGAGCCATCAGTCGCCGCTATAAAACGGTTTAAGCTGACTTTAAATTCTGCAGACTCAAGTCCAACCTCCTTAAAGTAAGAGTTCACTTTCTTTTCAAGTGTCTTACCGTGTTTAATTCTAACTAAGGAAAGTTCTTCCGCTACTGCAAACACCTGTGCCTTTTTATCCTGAACCTCTTTACTCAATTTTTCGATTTCATAGTCAAAATTTTCAGAGAGGTTAAACTGTTCTGTAAGTTCGGCAGCTTTAGTTATTAATCCTTCTATGCTTAAATTATACTTCTTCTTTAAAAAAGTAAGAGTACCAAGGCGGTTTCTGATAATTTCTATTCTTTCCGGGTCAAAATTTACCTCCTTAACATAGTCTCTTAATTCTTCTGAAACATTTTTCGCGGATGATAAAATTTCTTCAAGGGTTGATATATACTTTTCTATTTCGCGGTCGTGCTTTACGGCTTTCTTTAATTCTTTAATTATGTATGACAAATTTGAAAGCATATTAGAATCGTTTTCATATAAATAATTTATACCATTACAAACGGCTGTGCTGATTTCCTCTGCGTTTTCCATCTTGTTAAGCTCGTTTAAAAGCTCGCTATCTTCATTTGGAAGGGGGTTAACATTATTTATTTCTTTCAGTTGAAATTCAAGAAAACTTTTCCGGCTGATAATGTCATCTCTCTTGTTTAAAAGTGTTTTTAATATTTCTGTTTTTTCTTTTAATTCTAAAAAAACTTTCTGATATTTATCTTTTAATATATTTCCCTGAATAAAATTATCCAGAAATTCGCAATGGGTTTCCTTATTTAACAGGGACTGGTGCTCGTTTTGAGAGTGAATGTCTACAATCAAATCACCAAAGTCTTTAAGGTCGGATATATTTACGAGTGAATCGTTAATAAAGCTTCTACTGACACCTTTTTTGGTAAGCTCTCTTCTAATTATGACAGAGCCTTTGTTGTTTGAGTCAGAAATAAGTTCTTTTTCTGATAAGAACTTTAACACATTACTATTATTGCTGAAATCAAAATATCCCTCAACAATAAGCCGGGAATTCTCGTTTCTGATAATCGAATAGTTTGCTCTCTCGCCCAATATAAGCCCCAAGGCATCAAGAATAATGGACTTGCCGGCACCCGTCTCGCCTGTGAGAATATTAAGCCCCTTAGAGAAAATCATTTCGGCTTCTTTGATTATCAGATAATTCTTTATGTATAATTTCTCAAGCACTTATTATATCTTTTTATTATATATTAGATAAAGTAATAGTAATAGCGTTGTTAATAGTGTTAAAAAATATCTATTTGTTTTGAAATTAAAAAGCAATTAAGGAATACCGTGTTTATAGAATGTTTATAAAAGAATGGAAAAAAGGAGTTATTAGAGAGACGGGATTATAAACCCCGGTTAATGCAGTAAAATTTGTTAACAGATTGTTGTTATTAAGAAGTTAATAGTAAGTTATTAACAAATTTCGTAATAAAAAACCCGGTTGCTGCCGGGTTATAAAAATTATAATTTATAAGATAAAAATTATTTTCTATAAGTACAGGAACCTTTTGTTGAACCAGCTTCTGTTTTTTGTGAGCAGTTTGTTTTAGGGCAGTTTTTCATCTGTGACTGACCTTCATTGTTTGTGTTTTTCATTGATTCACACTGTTTTGTACATGTTTCGCATTTACCGTCGCACTGTTTCTGACAGTTTTCTTTTTGGGTGCATTCAGTATTGCAGCACTTTTCATCTTTATCGTCGGCAATAAGGTTTTTCTGTCCCTTGTATAGGAAAAACGAGCCGGCGAGCAAAGCAATTAAAACGATTACAAAGATTATTTTTTTCATGAGAAAGATGTTTTATTTAAAAATTCAATTGCGGAAAAATATATAAATTCTGACAATAATGCCACACCATAGAAGAAAGGCTTTTAAAAGTTTAATTACTACAGGAAAGAAACAAAATTTAAGGATTTTAAAATCAGTGATTCTAAGTTTTTTTTAATTTTATTTATCCGAATAAATAACTACTTTATATGAAAAATCCAGATATTTGAGAATCAAATTTTATCAGCAGTTATCAATAACTATTAGAACAGTAAATGAAACAACAAACACCTTTGATATCTGCTTTTGCTTAAATTAACTTGGAGATACTACATTTAACGCAAAAGATCTCTATGATGCAGTTTATACAAATGATATTGGAGTTAGAGAGTTTCTTTGTTGATTGATTAAATCATGATAGTACTATAGTTTTCAACAACTAAACCAAATATTAATATAAAAAATAAAAGGCAATGAAAAAAACGCTTGTACTTTCTGTTATAATTAACATTTTATTCATCCTATTTGGAGGATATATTATTCATAAAAAGGGCGGTTTTAATTATTTGAAACAAAATAGCGCAAAATTGTTAGAAATCGAGCAAGACTATAGCCTTTATTACAAAACAAAAAGGAGTATTTTTGAAATTATGCCATACGACACGAATAAAATAATATTTTTAGGCAATAGTATAACCAATTTTTGTGATTGGCATGAACTTTTTGGAAACGAAAATATTATTAATCGAGGAATAAATGGAGATGTAATAAACGGCGTAATTGACAGATCAGATGTAATACTAAGCTCAAGCCCCAAAAAGATTTTTTTAATGATAGGAACAAATGACCTAGCAGAAGGAAATACTATTGAAAAAATTATATCGAATTATGAAAGATTGTTAATCTTGATTAAAGAAAAATCACCGAGAACGAAGCTTTATTTACAAAGTATTTTGCCAACACTTAATGACCAAAGGAGGAAAAACGATGACATAATAGCCATTAATAAAAGTTTAATAGACTTAACAGAAAAGTATGGTTTTACTTATGTGAATCTTTTTGATATACTGAAGACAGAAAGGAATGAGCTAGATACAATTTATTCATTTGACGGTCTTCACCTGAATGGAAAAGGTTATCTAAAATTGAAAAAAGAAATTGAACAATACGTTAATAATTAAATTACAGCATTAACGGATTTTATAGCAAGGAAAACCCGCCCAGAGAAATGATCTCGAAAAATAAAATCTGAATAAACTCATCTGCTACTCAAAGGCAAAGGCGCAAAGAGAGCACGAGAAATTATTTTATCTTTTTCTAAAAAGTAGAAAACAGGGAGCCTTTAATTTCTTAATAGTTTGTTTTTATTAAAATGATTTACGGATATGAGGGTTAACTAATTATGTTGATATTATAAAAAATTATAAGAAAATTTAGTAAATTAAAGATTGACAGAAAAAATCAAAAATAATATCATAGAGAAGTCTGACAATATCAAAAATAAGCTTGATAATCTGCCCGTAAAGCCAGGAGTGTATCAGTTTAAAGATGCATCGAACAAAGTTATATATGTAGGGAAAGCTAAATCACTCCGAAGCCGCGCCAGACAGTACTTCCAGTCACGTCCCCAGGGTGCAAAAACAGAATCGATGGTGTCAAAAATTACAGACCTTGATGTCATTGTAACAGACTCGGAAGTAGAGGCTCTTATACTCGAATTTAACCTCATCAAAAAATTAAAACCCCGCTACAACGTCCTTCTTAAAGACGACAAAACCTTTCCTTACATAGTGATAACCAACGAAAGGTTCCCGAGAGTCTTTCCCACAAGGTCAAAACGCAATGACGGCTCAAAGTATTTCGGTCCTTACACAGACGTAAAAACCATGCGCTTTGCATTAAAATCTATTCGGGATATCTTTACAATCCGTTCCTGCAATTTAAACCTTTCAGAAGAGAACATTGCTTCAGGCAAGTATAAAGTCTGTCTTGATTACCACATAAACAAGTGTGAAGGGCCGTGCGTAGGGCTTGTACCGGAACACGAGTATAAAGAAATGATTAATCAGGTTGCAAAACTCCTGAACGGGAAGATTGAAACGCTAGAAAAAGACCTGAAAGGAAAAATGAATGCTCTTGCCGAAAACATGAAATTTGAACAGGCGGCAAAGATGCGCGACAAAATAGAAGCGCTGCAGGTGTATAAAGCAAAGCAAAAAATGGCCGGTGATGAAATAGTTGACCGCGATGTTTTTGCTGTTGTTCAGGAAGACAATGATGCATGCGGAATGGTGTTAAAAATACGCGACGGCAGAGTAATAGGAAAAACTCATTATTACCTTTCAAACGTTCTTGAAAAGCCACCTGAAGAATCTGTTGAAAACATTGTAACTAATTACTATAGCAAGGCAGAATTTATTCCCGACGAGATTTTTTTACCGCTTGAGACTGAAAACATAGAAGCGCTCGAACTATGGCTGAGTGAAAAGAAGGGCGGAAAGGCTGAGATAACAGTACCAAAAATCGGAGAGAAGGTAAAACTAATAAGGATGGTTGAAACAAACGCAAAGTATATGCTTGATGAGCTAAAGCTTGCGAAAATGAAGAGAGAATACACAGCACCTTCTTTGGATGCTTTAAAACGTGACTTACGGATGCACAAAATCCCCAAACGCATAGAGTGTTTTGACATATCACACATACAGGGAACGGATACTGTTGCCTCTATGGTCGTGTTTGAAAATGCAAAACCCAAAAAGTCAGACTACAGAAAGTATAAAATCAGAACAGTAACAAACGAAACGGGAGAACCCGATGACTTTCTTTCAATGCGAGAAGTTATACACCGCCGTTTTCGCAGACAGGAAGAAAAACTGCCCGACCTTGTAGTTATTGACGGAGGCAAAGGCCAGCTTTCCTCTGCCGTAAAAGTTTTAAGAGATATGGGCACTAAAATTGCAAATGACAAGAAAGAATCTGATAAAGAAAAGACAAAAGGAATAAACATAATAGGCCTTGCAAAACGGCTGGAAGAAGTTTATATGCCCGATGATTCTGACCCGCATACAATACCAAAAACCTCCAGCGGTTTAAAACTGCTGCAAAGGATACGCGATGAGGCACACAGGTTTGCAATAGAATTTCACAGAACCTTAAGAAGCAAAAGAACGTTAACATCAGAGCTGACCGATATAATAGGAATAGGCGATGCAACCACGAAGAAACTTTTAAGAAAATACGGTTCCTTTGAGGGTGTTAAAGAAGCATTGCAGAAAGATGAAACCTCTTTTGAGCTTGACATGGGAAGGAAAATAACAGGCATATTAACGAGATATTTCTACGAAGAAGAAAATTAAATATATACATAATGGCAAAAAACGGAGCACCTAAAACATTTGTTCTTGATACAAACGTAATTCTTCACGACGGAACGTGTATAAACCAGTTTAAGGATAATGACATCGTTATCCCGCTTGCGGTTATTGAAGAGATAGACCATTTTAAACGCGGAAGCCAGGTCATTAACCTTAATGCACGTGACTTTGCGCGCAAACTGGACGAGTTGACAGGCAAGGCACTTTTCAACGGAGGCATTTCACTTGGAAAAGGAAAAGGGAAAGTAAGAATAGCCATTACCAAAGGGATCAACGACGAGATAAGAGATATTTTCAGAGAAGACACTGCTGACCACAGGATTTTAAGCACGGTATTTGAGCTTAAGAATAAAGCAAAAGATAACAAGTCTGTAATTCTTGTTACAAAAGACGTTAACCTTCGCATGAAGGCAAAAGCCATTGGTGTGCTCTCAGAAGATTACACAACCGACAGGATAGGCAGCATTGACGAGCTTTACAGCGGCAAAGGGGTTGTCGAAGAATTTGATGACGAGTTGCTAAACAAAATCTATACACTTCCATTTCAGATTCCCGCAACAGAGGTCATTAAAAAAGATAAAGGCGAGGTCCATCCGAACAAATTTTACATTATCAGAAATAAGAGCCATTCTGTACTTGGGCATTTGACGCCAACAAAAGAATTTGTTGAGCGAATTGACAAAAATCCCGCATACGGAATCATGCCGCGAAATGCAGAGCAGACCTTTGCCATGAATGCACTTATCAATAAAAACCTACCGCTTGTTTCAATAACAGGAAAAGCAGGCACAGGGAAAACGCTGCTGGCGCTTGCATCGGCGCTTAGCGTGAAAAAAGAGTACCGGCAGATATACATAGCAAGACCCGTCGTACCGCTTAGCAATAAGGACATTGGATATCTGCCCGGAGACGTTGACAGCAAGCTGGCGCCATACATGCAGCCCTTGTGGGATAACCTAAAGGTCATACAAGACCAGTATCCCGATACAGACAGAAACCATCAAGCAATTTCCACAATGCTTAAAGAAGAAAAGCTTCTTGTTGAACCGCTTAGCTATATCAGAGGACGAAGCCTGCAGAGAATATTTTTTATTGTTGATGAAGCGCAGAATTTAACACCGCACGAAATTAAAACAATAATAACAAGAGTCGGCGAAGGTACAAAGATTGTCTTCACGGGAGATATATATCAGATAGACCATCCATACCTTGACTCAGAATCGAACGGGCTATCTTACCTGATAGAGCACTTCAAGGGACAAAAGCTTTATGCACACGTAAACCTTGAAAAGGGCGAGCGGTCAGAACTTGCAGAGCTTGCGAG encodes:
- the uvrC gene encoding excinuclease ABC subunit UvrC yields the protein MTEKIKNNIIEKSDNIKNKLDNLPVKPGVYQFKDASNKVIYVGKAKSLRSRARQYFQSRPQGAKTESMVSKITDLDVIVTDSEVEALILEFNLIKKLKPRYNVLLKDDKTFPYIVITNERFPRVFPTRSKRNDGSKYFGPYTDVKTMRFALKSIRDIFTIRSCNLNLSEENIASGKYKVCLDYHINKCEGPCVGLVPEHEYKEMINQVAKLLNGKIETLEKDLKGKMNALAENMKFEQAAKMRDKIEALQVYKAKQKMAGDEIVDRDVFAVVQEDNDACGMVLKIRDGRVIGKTHYYLSNVLEKPPEESVENIVTNYYSKAEFIPDEIFLPLETENIEALELWLSEKKGGKAEITVPKIGEKVKLIRMVETNAKYMLDELKLAKMKREYTAPSLDALKRDLRMHKIPKRIECFDISHIQGTDTVASMVVFENAKPKKSDYRKYKIRTVTNETGEPDDFLSMREVIHRRFRRQEEKLPDLVVIDGGKGQLSSAVKVLRDMGTKIANDKKESDKEKTKGINIIGLAKRLEEVYMPDDSDPHTIPKTSSGLKLLQRIRDEAHRFAIEFHRTLRSKRTLTSELTDIIGIGDATTKKLLRKYGSFEGVKEALQKDETSFELDMGRKITGILTRYFYEEEN
- a CDS encoding PhoH family protein, which produces MAKNGAPKTFVLDTNVILHDGTCINQFKDNDIVIPLAVIEEIDHFKRGSQVINLNARDFARKLDELTGKALFNGGISLGKGKGKVRIAITKGINDEIRDIFREDTADHRILSTVFELKNKAKDNKSVILVTKDVNLRMKAKAIGVLSEDYTTDRIGSIDELYSGKGVVEEFDDELLNKIYTLPFQIPATEVIKKDKGEVHPNKFYIIRNKSHSVLGHLTPTKEFVERIDKNPAYGIMPRNAEQTFAMNALINKNLPLVSITGKAGTGKTLLALASALSVKKEYRQIYIARPVVPLSNKDIGYLPGDVDSKLAPYMQPLWDNLKVIQDQYPDTDRNHQAISTMLKEEKLLVEPLSYIRGRSLQRIFFIVDEAQNLTPHEIKTIITRVGEGTKIVFTGDIYQIDHPYLDSESNGLSYLIEHFKGQKLYAHVNLEKGERSELAELASNLL